The following are from one region of the Halogeometricum sp. S3BR5-2 genome:
- a CDS encoding proline dehydrogenase family protein, which produces MLPPVADNFVAGEDAETMLDYVAETNGEGIAGIANLLGEHYDERSDAAADTEAYLELAERIDERGLDCCVSVKPSQVGLDVGSDVFRRNLGRIVEHAAERGVFVWVDMEDHETTDATLDAFEENAREYGDVGVCVQANLKRTGEDLERLADVPGKVRLVKGAYDEPKTVAYREKETVDEKYREYIEYAFREFDGGVAVGSHDVGMINHAVDCHREYGTPFEVQMLMGVRENVQRRLVGSVPVYRYIPYGPKWVSYFARRVRERKENALFALRAVLG; this is translated from the coding sequence ATGCTACCGCCCGTCGCGGACAACTTCGTCGCCGGAGAGGACGCCGAGACGATGCTCGACTACGTCGCGGAGACGAACGGGGAGGGCATCGCCGGCATCGCGAACCTCCTCGGCGAGCACTACGACGAACGGTCCGACGCGGCCGCGGATACGGAGGCGTACCTCGAACTCGCGGAACGCATCGACGAACGTGGTCTCGACTGCTGCGTCTCGGTGAAGCCCTCGCAGGTCGGTCTCGACGTCGGGAGCGACGTGTTCCGGCGCAACCTCGGACGCATCGTCGAGCACGCGGCAGAGCGCGGCGTCTTCGTCTGGGTGGACATGGAGGACCACGAGACGACGGACGCGACGCTCGACGCCTTCGAGGAGAACGCCCGCGAGTACGGCGACGTGGGCGTCTGCGTGCAGGCGAACCTGAAGCGCACCGGCGAGGACTTGGAGCGACTGGCGGACGTGCCCGGGAAGGTCCGCCTCGTCAAGGGCGCCTACGACGAACCGAAGACCGTGGCCTACCGCGAGAAAGAGACGGTGGACGAGAAGTACCGCGAGTACATCGAGTACGCCTTCCGGGAGTTCGACGGCGGCGTCGCCGTCGGCAGCCACGACGTCGGGATGATAAACCACGCCGTCGACTGCCACCGCGAGTACGGGACGCCGTTCGAGGTGCAGATGCTGATGGGCGTCCGCGAGAACGTCCAGCGACGGCTCGTCGGGTCGGTTCCGGTCTATCGATATATCCCCTACGGGCCGAAGTGGGTCTCGTACTTCGCGCGGCGGGTGCGCGAACGCAAGGAGAACGCCCTGTTCGCGTTGCGCGCCGTTCTCGGCTGA
- a CDS encoding helix-turn-helix domain-containing protein produces the protein MSARGATQTGTRLTLDLWHPRCWAIESTKRRPGGILAHAIYHAPETGAETSTVNGLFTAYGDSAAEVEALLDEIQASEYGGEVRELQERFGRTAARVAPGQVAREFFLEYDPREMICPTLLEHGFVHSAPTRIEDGTEYWDVCFTGERGEVGTALDAVREASGAEITVERIASSETVDSERARRLGTLTPTQREVFELARESGYYQWPRGVSTRELAAEAGVSKTTLLEHLRKAESKLLDPDDEGA, from the coding sequence ATGAGCGCACGCGGAGCAACGCAGACGGGGACGCGTCTGACGCTCGACCTCTGGCACCCGCGGTGTTGGGCGATAGAGTCGACCAAGCGACGCCCGGGGGGCATCCTCGCCCACGCCATCTACCACGCGCCCGAGACGGGCGCGGAGACCAGCACGGTGAACGGGCTGTTCACTGCCTACGGCGACTCGGCGGCCGAGGTGGAGGCGCTGTTGGACGAGATTCAGGCCTCCGAGTACGGCGGCGAGGTCAGGGAGCTACAGGAGCGGTTCGGGCGGACGGCGGCGCGGGTGGCCCCCGGTCAGGTCGCCCGCGAGTTCTTCTTGGAGTACGACCCGCGGGAGATGATCTGTCCGACGCTGCTCGAACACGGGTTCGTCCACAGCGCGCCGACGCGGATCGAGGACGGCACGGAGTACTGGGACGTCTGTTTCACCGGCGAACGCGGCGAGGTGGGGACGGCGCTGGACGCGGTCCGCGAGGCGTCCGGCGCGGAGATAACCGTCGAGCGCATCGCCTCCTCGGAGACGGTCGATTCGGAGCGGGCGCGCCGCCTCGGGACGCTGACGCCGACGCAGCGGGAGGTGTTCGAACTCGCGCGGGAATCGGGGTACTACCAGTGGCCGCGCGGCGTCTCGACGCGCGAACTCGCCGCGGAGGCGGGCGTCTCGAAGACGACGCTGCTCGAACACCTGCGGAAGGCCGAGTCGAAGCTCCTCGACCCGGATGACGAGGGCGCCTAA
- a CDS encoding aldehyde dehydrogenase family protein encodes MANHDEVYRHYIDGEWTDGMGEETFESENPATGESLGEFRRGTPDDVDAALAAATEAEEEWQALSHIDRAEYLWDIYHELKERHQELGEVVTKECGKEISEGKADVTEAWHMVEWAAGDARHPKGDVVPSEIPAKDAYMRRKPRGVVGCVTPWNFPVAIPFWHMAVSLVEGNTVVWKPAEQTPWCGQIIAEMFEDAGIPDGVFNMVQGFGDAGEAIVDDDRVDTVLFTGSAEVGQEIASKVGGQPGKLAACEMGGKNNIVVTEEADLDVAVHSAVMSSFKTTGQRCVSSERLVVHEDVYDEFKERFVENAKNVSVGDPLDEETFMGPLIEEGHKEKVTKYNELAEREDVNVLVDRTELDADEIPEGHEDGHWVGPFVYEADAHENLRCTHEEVFGPHVALLKYSGDIEEAVDIHNDTDYGLAGAIISENYRQINYFRDNAEIGLAYGNLPCIGAEVHLPFGGVKKSGNGYPSAREVIEAVTERTAWTLNNSKDIQMAQGLSADIKTRED; translated from the coding sequence ATGGCGAATCACGACGAAGTCTACCGACACTACATCGACGGCGAGTGGACCGACGGGATGGGCGAGGAGACGTTCGAGTCGGAGAACCCGGCGACGGGGGAGTCGCTGGGCGAGTTCCGCCGGGGCACGCCGGACGACGTGGACGCGGCGCTGGCGGCCGCCACGGAGGCCGAAGAAGAGTGGCAGGCGCTCTCGCACATCGACCGCGCGGAGTACCTCTGGGACATTTACCACGAACTGAAAGAGCGTCACCAGGAACTGGGCGAGGTCGTCACGAAGGAGTGCGGCAAGGAGATTAGCGAGGGGAAGGCCGACGTCACCGAGGCGTGGCACATGGTCGAGTGGGCCGCCGGCGACGCCCGCCACCCGAAGGGCGACGTGGTCCCCTCCGAGATTCCCGCGAAGGACGCCTACATGCGCCGGAAGCCCCGCGGCGTCGTCGGCTGTGTCACCCCGTGGAACTTCCCGGTCGCCATCCCCTTCTGGCACATGGCAGTCAGCCTCGTCGAGGGCAACACCGTCGTCTGGAAACCCGCCGAGCAGACGCCGTGGTGCGGACAGATCATCGCGGAGATGTTCGAGGACGCGGGCATCCCCGACGGCGTGTTCAACATGGTGCAGGGCTTCGGCGACGCCGGAGAGGCCATCGTCGACGACGACCGCGTCGACACCGTCCTCTTCACCGGGTCCGCGGAGGTCGGACAGGAGATCGCCTCGAAGGTCGGCGGTCAACCCGGCAAACTCGCCGCCTGCGAGATGGGCGGGAAGAACAACATCGTCGTCACCGAGGAGGCCGACCTCGACGTCGCCGTCCACTCGGCGGTCATGTCGTCGTTCAAGACGACCGGGCAGCGCTGCGTCTCCTCGGAGCGACTCGTCGTCCACGAGGACGTCTACGACGAGTTCAAAGAGCGGTTCGTCGAGAACGCGAAGAACGTCTCCGTGGGTGACCCCCTCGACGAGGAGACGTTCATGGGACCGCTCATCGAGGAGGGTCACAAGGAGAAGGTGACCAAGTACAACGAACTCGCCGAACGCGAGGACGTGAACGTGCTGGTCGACCGCACGGAACTCGACGCCGACGAGATTCCCGAGGGCCACGAGGACGGCCACTGGGTCGGTCCGTTCGTCTACGAGGCCGACGCGCACGAGAACCTCCGCTGCACGCACGAGGAGGTGTTCGGCCCCCACGTCGCCCTCCTGAAGTACTCCGGCGACATCGAGGAGGCCGTCGACATCCACAACGACACCGACTACGGCCTCGCGGGGGCCATCATCTCCGAGAACTACCGGCAGATAAACTACTTCCGCGACAACGCCGAAATCGGCCTCGCCTACGGTAACCTCCCGTGTATCGGCGCGGAGGTGCACCTGCCGTTCGGCGGCGTGAAGAAGTCGGGCAACGGCTACCCCAGCGCTCGCGAGGTCATCGAGGCCGTCACCGAGCGGACGGCGTGGACGCTGAACAACTCGAAGGACATCCAAATGGCGCAGGGACTCTCGGCGGACATCAAGACCCGCGAGGACTGA
- a CDS encoding CoxG family protein → MTVRVSRAFEFDAPPEAVWEFIADPGRRAEAISVVESYEVDPETHEATWEVSLPIPLVRSTATVETEDVERDPPRFVRFVGTSKVMRVTGEHTIEETETGSRLHNEFVVDGKLPGVESFFKRNLDRELDNLEAALREELETTA, encoded by the coding sequence ATGACCGTCCGCGTCAGCAGAGCGTTCGAGTTCGACGCCCCGCCGGAGGCAGTCTGGGAGTTCATCGCCGACCCCGGGCGACGCGCGGAGGCCATCAGCGTCGTCGAGAGCTACGAGGTCGACCCGGAGACGCACGAGGCGACGTGGGAGGTGTCGCTTCCCATCCCCCTCGTGCGGTCGACCGCGACGGTGGAGACCGAAGACGTCGAACGCGACCCGCCCCGGTTCGTCCGCTTCGTCGGCACCTCGAAGGTGATGCGCGTCACCGGCGAGCACACCATCGAGGAGACGGAGACGGGCAGTCGACTGCACAACGAGTTCGTCGTCGACGGCAAACTCCCCGGCGTCGAGAGCTTCTTCAAGCGCAACCTCGACCGCGAACTCGACAACTTGGAGGCGGCGCTCCGCGAGGAACTGGAGACGACGGCCTGA
- a CDS encoding DUF7123 family protein translates to MSEYTDEEQRIIAYLRESVGAGERYFRAKNIAEAIGLSAKQVGSRLPRLAEKSEDVEIEKWGRARSTTWRVTVG, encoded by the coding sequence ATGAGTGAGTACACCGACGAAGAACAGCGGATCATCGCCTACCTGCGCGAGAGCGTCGGCGCGGGCGAGCGATACTTCCGGGCGAAGAACATCGCCGAGGCCATCGGCCTCTCCGCCAAGCAGGTCGGTTCGCGCCTCCCTCGACTCGCGGAGAAATCCGAGGACGTCGAGATAGAGAAGTGGGGGCGCGCCCGATCGACGACGTGGCGCGTCACCGTCGGGTAG
- a CDS encoding DUF7525 family protein — protein MQTKDIQSDKGIGFAVLFSVLTILAAAWMVAAGDQLTTALSFAVAIIAACLAVVGAQAFW, from the coding sequence ATGCAGACGAAGGACATCCAATCGGACAAGGGAATCGGCTTCGCGGTGCTGTTCTCCGTTCTTACGATACTGGCCGCCGCGTGGATGGTCGCCGCGGGCGACCAACTCACGACGGCGCTCTCGTTCGCCGTCGCCATCATCGCCGCCTGCCTCGCCGTCGTCGGCGCGCAGGCGTTCTGGTGA
- a CDS encoding LEA type 2 family protein, translating to MFGQIAPLFLGSRVRVVGTALAALLVLCGGAVAAGVVGAPAVSDVENRFGTVTEEATVVETTIGVSNPNPVGVELGGVTVGYDVWMNDVRMASGEKSGVAVGAGNATVNATTEMRNERIAPWWRSHVSNGERTVVSVDPTVRSATLGRTFDAPNVTREVETDMLSQFDSAKTRPVNANAPLVSDPILYVEETRAAWGAVNESTTALELAFVVRNPKPYPITVSRLGYDISMNDVTLGEGASDSAHVIPPESTRTVRTTTYLRNENFDEWWVSHLERNQVSDLRMTFHARLDAAGETFRVPLDALTYEQRVETDLFGTKPTAGAGNATAGGDPAGSEEGATRTEAETETGTETGPGTATPGDGDGSDGGLLGGETSTGGTATDAAAGDDGLFAVDPIE from the coding sequence ATGTTCGGACAGATCGCACCGCTGTTTCTCGGGAGTCGGGTCCGGGTCGTCGGTACCGCCCTCGCGGCGCTTCTCGTCCTGTGCGGCGGGGCGGTCGCCGCCGGCGTCGTCGGCGCGCCCGCGGTGTCGGACGTCGAGAACCGCTTCGGGACCGTGACCGAGGAGGCGACGGTGGTCGAGACGACCATCGGGGTGTCGAACCCCAACCCCGTCGGGGTCGAACTCGGGGGCGTGACCGTCGGCTACGACGTGTGGATGAACGACGTGCGGATGGCGAGCGGAGAGAAATCTGGCGTCGCCGTCGGCGCCGGGAACGCGACGGTGAACGCGACGACGGAGATGCGGAACGAACGCATCGCCCCGTGGTGGCGGTCGCACGTCAGCAACGGCGAACGCACCGTCGTCAGCGTCGACCCGACGGTTCGCTCGGCGACGCTGGGCCGGACGTTCGACGCCCCGAACGTCACGCGCGAGGTGGAGACGGATATGCTGTCGCAGTTCGACTCCGCGAAGACGCGGCCGGTGAACGCGAACGCTCCTCTCGTCTCCGATCCGATACTCTACGTGGAAGAGACGCGGGCGGCGTGGGGCGCGGTGAACGAGTCGACGACGGCGCTCGAACTGGCGTTCGTCGTCCGCAACCCGAAGCCGTACCCGATAACCGTCTCCCGCCTCGGCTACGATATCTCGATGAACGACGTGACGCTCGGAGAGGGGGCGAGCGACTCGGCGCACGTGATTCCGCCGGAGTCGACGCGGACGGTGCGGACGACGACGTACCTCCGCAACGAGAACTTCGACGAGTGGTGGGTGAGCCACCTCGAACGGAACCAAGTGAGCGACCTGCGGATGACGTTCCACGCCCGCCTCGACGCGGCGGGGGAGACGTTCCGCGTTCCGCTGGACGCCCTGACGTACGAACAGCGGGTGGAGACGGACCTCTTCGGGACGAAACCGACGGCGGGAGCGGGGAACGCGACGGCCGGCGGCGACCCGGCGGGGTCGGAGGAAGGAGCGACTCGGACGGAGGCGGAGACCGAAACGGGAACCGAGACCGGACCAGGGACGGCGACTCCCGGCGACGGCGACGGAAGCGACGGCGGACTCCTCGGAGGGGAAACGTCGACCGGAGGGACGGCGACGGACGCCGCCGCGGGGGACGATGGTCTGTTCGCCGTCGACCCGATAGAATAA
- a CDS encoding phosphate uptake regulator PhoU produces METRKVQRLGPSTLAMTLPAEWAKEHNVNKGDEVSLRMGGKGTLTVLPESASQEDALATIRADALNADALERAIVAQYVLGRRVIHIEKSEGALDSEHINAVYRAETQLMGLGVIEETPERIAIRCSVDPEDFTLDNLLERLENTGSTMRGEAIKALAHGNPDLAQRALNRERQANKIFVLLLRLIFTAYQNPNLCRAVGLESGFPLIGYRSVAKNLELTADNAEDIAEIVMDAEGHTLDIDSTTMRRIREFTDQVDEITTKAVQSVVERDYDLTVECRELFRDIRDKEQDILGDLPEMDNEQLLQIREVLVSLQQTAQYAMRNAEIAANLALNEESDHVTIG; encoded by the coding sequence ATGGAGACGCGTAAGGTCCAGCGGCTGGGTCCGTCGACGCTGGCCATGACGTTACCGGCGGAGTGGGCGAAGGAGCACAACGTGAACAAAGGCGACGAGGTGTCCCTCCGGATGGGTGGGAAGGGAACGCTCACCGTCCTGCCGGAGTCGGCGAGTCAGGAGGACGCGCTGGCGACGATTCGCGCCGACGCCCTCAACGCGGACGCCCTCGAACGCGCCATCGTCGCGCAGTACGTGCTCGGTCGGCGGGTCATCCACATCGAGAAGAGCGAGGGGGCCCTCGACTCCGAGCACATCAACGCCGTCTACCGCGCGGAGACGCAACTGATGGGCCTCGGCGTCATCGAGGAGACGCCCGAGCGAATCGCCATCCGCTGTTCGGTCGACCCCGAGGACTTCACCCTCGACAACCTCCTCGAACGCCTGGAGAACACGGGGAGCACGATGCGCGGCGAGGCGATAAAGGCGCTCGCGCACGGGAACCCCGACCTGGCTCAGCGAGCCCTCAACCGCGAGCGGCAGGCGAACAAGATATTCGTCCTCCTGCTCCGACTCATCTTCACGGCCTACCAGAACCCGAACCTCTGCCGCGCCGTCGGCCTCGAATCCGGCTTCCCGCTCATCGGCTACCGCTCGGTGGCGAAGAACCTCGAACTCACGGCGGACAACGCCGAGGACATCGCCGAAATCGTGATGGACGCCGAGGGACACACCCTCGACATCGACTCGACGACGATGCGCCGCATCCGGGAGTTCACCGACCAGGTCGACGAGATAACCACGAAGGCGGTGCAGTCGGTGGTCGAACGCGACTACGACCTGACCGTCGAGTGCCGCGAACTGTTCCGCGACATCCGCGACAAGGAACAGGACATCCTCGGCGACCTGCCGGAGATGGACAACGAGCAACTCCTCCAGATACGCGAGGTGCTCGTCAGCCTCCAGCAGACCGCCCAGTACGCCATGCGGAACGCGGAGATAGCGGCGAACCTCGCGCTGAACGAGGAGTCCGACCACGTCACCATCGGCTGA
- a CDS encoding ATP-NAD kinase family protein has translation MRIGVVVNPIAGMGGRVGLKGTDGKVAEARARGADPRAPDRARRTFEALRESDREVTVLAWGGEMGESAAREAGFDPEVLGGPEGDETTAGDTRRAVEAFLGRGVDLVLFVGGDGTAADVAEAVEGSDVPMLGAPAGVKVYSSVFAVSPEDAAAVATTFDRTERREVMDIDEDEYREGEVHPELRAVASVPVADDVQSSKQLGGGTVEALAAGVADDVRAAPGKTFVLGPGSTVGAVKAELGFEGSPIGVDVWRDGEVLVRDASEREILDNLGPDGENVVVVSPIGGQGFVFGRGNPQLSPDVIRRCDVEIVASRSKLDGIGTLRVDTDDPELDAELRGWTRVRVGRFERRMMEIV, from the coding sequence ATGCGAATCGGCGTCGTCGTGAACCCCATCGCGGGGATGGGCGGTCGGGTCGGACTGAAGGGGACCGACGGGAAGGTGGCGGAGGCGCGCGCCCGCGGCGCCGACCCGCGGGCGCCCGACCGGGCGCGCCGGACGTTCGAGGCCCTCCGGGAGAGCGACCGCGAGGTGACCGTCCTCGCGTGGGGCGGCGAGATGGGCGAGTCCGCCGCCCGCGAGGCTGGGTTCGACCCCGAGGTGTTGGGCGGCCCCGAGGGCGACGAGACCACCGCCGGGGACACGCGACGCGCCGTCGAGGCGTTTCTCGGTAGGGGCGTCGACCTCGTCCTGTTCGTGGGCGGGGACGGCACCGCCGCGGACGTGGCCGAAGCGGTGGAGGGGTCCGACGTGCCGATGCTCGGCGCGCCCGCGGGGGTGAAGGTGTACTCGTCGGTGTTCGCCGTCTCGCCCGAGGACGCCGCCGCCGTGGCGACGACGTTCGACCGGACCGAGCGCCGCGAGGTGATGGACATCGACGAGGACGAGTATCGGGAGGGGGAGGTGCACCCCGAACTCCGCGCCGTCGCGTCCGTCCCCGTCGCCGACGACGTGCAGTCCTCGAAGCAACTCGGCGGGGGAACGGTCGAGGCCCTCGCCGCCGGCGTCGCGGACGACGTCCGGGCGGCGCCGGGGAAGACGTTCGTCCTCGGGCCGGGCAGCACCGTCGGCGCGGTGAAGGCCGAACTCGGGTTCGAGGGTTCGCCCATCGGCGTCGACGTCTGGCGCGACGGGGAGGTGCTCGTCCGCGACGCCTCCGAGCGCGAGATTCTGGACAACTTGGGGCCCGACGGCGAGAACGTCGTCGTCGTCTCGCCCATCGGCGGGCAGGGGTTCGTCTTCGGCCGCGGCAACCCGCAACTGTCGCCCGACGTGATCCGCCGGTGCGACGTGGAGATAGTCGCCTCGCGGTCGAAACTCGACGGAATCGGGACGCTGCGCGTCGACACCGACGACCCCGAACTCGACGCAGAACTCCGCGGGTGGACGCGCGTCCGCGTCGGCCGGTTCGAGCGCCGGATGATGGAAATCGTCTGA
- a CDS encoding competence/damage-inducible protein A, translating to MRVAVVTVGDELLAGDTVNTNASWLCERLSARGARVERVTTVPDRVSDIARVVNEYRADYDAVVVTGGLGPTHDDLTMAGVAAAVGRELVEHEEAMAWLTEQGGYIADELAEGTAHLPARARMLPNEEGVAPGAVVEGIYVLPGVPDEMKAMFELVADEFDGEETFARTVVTSEPESGLLDRLRDVQAAFDVTVGSYPGENVRLKLSGTDEAEVEEAAAWLRERVDVVPAEE from the coding sequence ATGCGAGTTGCAGTCGTCACCGTCGGGGACGAACTCCTCGCGGGTGACACCGTGAACACGAACGCCTCGTGGCTGTGCGAACGGCTCTCGGCCCGCGGCGCGCGCGTCGAACGCGTGACGACGGTGCCGGACCGCGTCTCCGACATCGCCCGCGTGGTCAACGAGTACCGCGCCGACTACGACGCCGTCGTCGTCACCGGCGGCCTCGGCCCGACGCACGACGACCTGACGATGGCCGGCGTCGCCGCCGCCGTCGGCCGCGAGTTGGTCGAACACGAGGAGGCGATGGCGTGGCTGACCGAACAGGGCGGCTACATCGCCGACGAACTGGCCGAGGGAACGGCGCACCTGCCCGCGCGGGCGCGGATGCTCCCGAACGAGGAGGGCGTCGCCCCCGGCGCCGTCGTCGAGGGCATCTACGTGCTCCCGGGCGTTCCCGACGAGATGAAGGCGATGTTCGAGTTGGTCGCCGACGAGTTCGACGGCGAGGAGACGTTCGCGCGGACGGTGGTGACGAGCGAACCCGAGAGCGGCCTCTTGGACCGCCTCCGCGACGTGCAGGCGGCGTTCGACGTGACGGTGGGAAGCTACCCCGGCGAGAACGTCCGGCTGAAACTCTCCGGCACCGACGAGGCGGAGGTGGAGGAGGCGGCGGCGTGGCTCCGCGAACGCGTCGACGTCGTCCCGGCGGAGGAGTAG
- a CDS encoding glycerophosphodiester phosphodiesterase gives MSRDTHEFGRRSFVAGTGALLGAASLGGVGSATTMNGTNAAREGHREWKGEDDDPTIIAHRGFAGVYPENTLGAVGRATWGDGADMIEIDVIPSKDGEVMVLHDPDLSSRDDGTRGLTDLDGYVWEYTAEELQEANVLQSGETVPTLAEVLDLVPDSVGVNIEFKNPDTTDIVTSGRLSDEELTERMETWRPLAEEALHVASQYDNEILVSSFAEAAIAVVRDIDHSVPVAYLFFGSIETGLEITRDYGCEAMHPPYDMIKGTPFFGDVYGSYEDIDLVEIAREEDRTLNVWTVGTWYQAEQLAAAGVDGLIADYPNLLWSGNDEMEWKRGDSEDHEDESETGTEETKTETETESDADAETATEAANETTAAETGTGTGTETAVPTETETDDGN, from the coding sequence ATGTCACGAGACACACACGAGTTCGGTCGGCGGTCGTTCGTGGCGGGAACCGGTGCGCTCTTGGGCGCGGCGTCGCTCGGCGGCGTTGGGAGTGCGACTACGATGAACGGGACGAACGCGGCGAGGGAGGGCCACCGCGAGTGGAAGGGCGAAGACGACGACCCGACGATCATCGCACACCGCGGGTTCGCCGGCGTCTACCCCGAGAACACGCTGGGCGCGGTCGGACGCGCGACGTGGGGCGACGGCGCCGACATGATCGAAATCGACGTCATCCCCTCGAAGGACGGCGAGGTGATGGTCCTCCACGACCCCGACCTCAGCAGCCGCGACGACGGGACGCGGGGGCTGACGGACCTCGACGGCTACGTCTGGGAGTACACCGCCGAGGAACTACAGGAGGCGAACGTGCTCCAGAGCGGCGAGACGGTTCCGACGCTCGCGGAGGTGCTCGACCTCGTGCCCGACTCCGTCGGCGTCAACATCGAGTTCAAGAACCCCGACACGACCGACATCGTCACGTCCGGCCGCCTTTCTGACGAGGAACTGACAGAGCGGATGGAGACGTGGCGGCCGCTGGCCGAAGAGGCGCTGCACGTCGCCTCGCAGTACGACAACGAGATTCTCGTCTCCTCGTTCGCCGAGGCGGCCATCGCCGTCGTCCGCGACATCGACCACAGCGTCCCGGTGGCGTACCTGTTCTTCGGCTCCATCGAGACGGGGCTGGAGATAACCCGCGACTACGGCTGCGAGGCGATGCACCCGCCGTACGACATGATCAAGGGAACGCCCTTCTTCGGCGACGTCTACGGCTCCTACGAGGATATCGACCTCGTGGAAATCGCCCGCGAGGAGGACCGCACGCTGAACGTCTGGACCGTCGGCACGTGGTACCAGGCCGAGCAACTCGCCGCCGCCGGCGTCGACGGCCTCATCGCCGACTACCCGAACCTGCTGTGGTCCGGCAACGACGAGATGGAGTGGAAGCGGGGCGACTCCGAGGACCACGAGGACGAGAGCGAGACCGGCACGGAGGAAACGAAGACGGAAACAGAAACGGAATCCGATGCGGATGCGGAGACGGCGACGGAAGCGGCGAACGAGACGACGGCCGCCGAGACCGGGACCGGGACCGGAACCGAAACAGCGGTGCCGACCGAGACGGAGACCGACGACGGGAACTGA
- a CDS encoding DUF5803 family protein — protein MNRRLLLAFAALIALAATSGCLGLFGSNDVPAERIDSDPPVEGGYAWDANATVHIEIQESTQFAAVYELNQSEIELYRRDGVGGRNPLSVEAVRYRYPNGTVINGSEIRNRGGAVQQNRDETTVVLPNGTSGGHLAFTSGGSPKRFSLPTYVQGSYEIVLPPDRSIDAPILGQANPGGYERLTTDDGRSLIRWQNIENADTVSVQFFLERDLYVFGAVFALFALIGVGGLLYYRQKIEALREQREEMGLGVDTDGDEFDDDPPPGMG, from the coding sequence ATGAACCGACGACTGCTCCTCGCGTTCGCCGCGCTCATCGCTCTCGCCGCCACGTCCGGCTGTCTCGGCCTGTTCGGCTCGAACGACGTGCCGGCCGAGCGAATCGACTCGGACCCGCCCGTCGAAGGAGGCTACGCGTGGGACGCCAACGCGACGGTTCACATCGAGATTCAGGAGAGCACGCAGTTCGCCGCGGTGTACGAACTGAACCAATCGGAGATCGAACTCTACCGCCGGGACGGCGTCGGCGGCCGGAACCCCCTGTCCGTCGAGGCGGTGCGCTACCGCTACCCGAACGGCACCGTCATCAACGGCTCCGAGATTCGGAACCGCGGCGGCGCGGTACAGCAGAACCGCGACGAAACCACCGTCGTCCTGCCGAACGGGACGAGCGGCGGCCACCTCGCGTTCACCAGCGGCGGGTCGCCCAAGCGCTTCTCGCTGCCGACGTACGTGCAGGGCTCCTACGAAATCGTGCTCCCGCCGGACCGCAGCATCGACGCTCCCATCCTCGGACAGGCGAACCCGGGCGGCTACGAGCGGCTAACCACCGACGACGGGCGGTCGCTCATCCGCTGGCAGAACATCGAGAACGCCGACACCGTCTCGGTGCAGTTCTTCCTCGAACGGGACCTGTACGTGTTCGGCGCCGTGTTCGCCCTGTTCGCCCTCATCGGCGTCGGCGGCCTGCTGTACTATCGCCAGAAGATAGAGGCGCTGCGGGAACAGCGCGAGGAGATGGGGCTGGGCGTCGACACCGACGGCGACGAGTTCGACGACGACCCGCCGCCGGGAATGGGCTGA